A window of Desulforegulaceae bacterium genomic DNA:
CATGATGCCGGGATAATCATCCTATAGACTTGCTGAAGCCTTCTCGGCAACAGCAGTGAAAGCCTTTGGGTCCGAAATAGCAAGATCAGCCAGTATTTTTCTGTCTAGTTCTATATCAGACTTTTTTAATCCGCAGATAAGCTTACTGTAGTTAAGACCGTTAAGTCTTGCAGCTGCATTAATTCTAACATTCCACAGTCGCCTGAAAGTTCTTTTTTTCTGGCGTCTGTCTCTGTAAGCATAGGTCAGAGCTTTGTCTACAGCATTTTTG
This region includes:
- the rplT gene encoding 50S ribosomal protein L20; the encoded protein is MRIKRGFKARRRRNKVLKLAKGFRGGRGNLFRTAKNAVDKALTYAYRDRRQKKRTFRRLWNVRINAAARLNGLNYSKLICGLKKSDIELDRKILADLAISDPKAFTAVAEKASASL